From the genome of Setaria viridis chromosome 1, Setaria_viridis_v4.0, whole genome shotgun sequence:
GAAATGGGGTTGGATACGCTCAGTCCAGCCAAGCCAGGGTTGAAACTTGAAGCCCGCGTCAGGCGGTACAAACAAGACGAATTTACGGTGGCCAGGCCCAAATTATGGCGCGCGAGCGGGAGTACATCTCAGTAAAAACAATCACGCGTGAGCTGTGACGAATCCACCCATCATTTTGTTGAGTGGGCAGCTACTACTGGCGGGCCGGGCGAATTGGCGTCGGAAAGGACGGAACCGACGAGCTCGAGATGGCAATTCAGGTGACCAGAGAGGGCGCGAGGACGCCGGGCGGGCGGAGCGGAGCGGGTCAGCGGGCTCACCTGGAGTGGTAGATGTCGCGCGAGATCGGGGTGCGGTCGGCCGAGATCTTGCCTGCGGCGGCCACGGTGAGAGCCAGGGCTAGGGTtaggaggaggtggagaggaggacgaggaggcgagGCAGCCATCGCCGCTGGCGGCCTTGGTTGCTCCCGTTCCCCCTCTCTGTGAGTTGGACGGGgaggctcgtcggcggcgagccccTGTGTACCTGTcgctctcttgctcttggaggTGGGTGAAGTGGATTTGTTGTCAAATTTAGCAAACCGATCGGGATCGTTTACCGCAGCGGGGAAGTTTTTGATTGGGTTTGGGGCAGTTTCACAATCCATCCAGTTTAAAATTATTACCAAGTCTATTTTGAGGATTATAAGAATCCTAAAAGCTGCTCAAGATTAGCTTCCACCAGCTTATGCACGTGTATTTTACCTTTTTGCCCATCATCCTTCTGGATAATCACTTGATTTGCCATTCTCCGCTCTTCTTAGATAGCAAGGGCATAAAAGGAATCTATCCTACAAACAACTATAAAAGCGGATTCTAGCATCTAGGGTCCAAGCAACACcattttgaagaaaaatttTAGAGGGATCGAAGCACAGGAAGTGTGATGAAAGTGCGAGCATTCGTTGGCTGTGTCCATGCCAAGCTGCCAACCCCTTTTCGTTGTTTCTCTTTGCAGTCTTGTGCGCCGCAATGCAGGccttagttgcccaactttgggcaACCCAAattcctgtagcaacactgtagcgtttcgtttgtatttgtgaattattgtccaaacattgactaattaggctcaaaagattcgtctcgcaaaatacaacaaaactgtgcaattaatttttgatttcatctacatttagtacttcatgcatgtaccgcaagtttgatgtgatgggaaatcttctttttgcataatgccaaagttgggattttggagggaagtaaacaaggcctcaatACGAGATCGATAGGTAGCTCGAGTGCAGGTCAGAATGCactgacaaaaaaaaagggggggacaGTTGTCCCTGATGCCAACAAGGTCCGCTTCCATTGCTTTCAGATGCACCTCCATTTAAGCACTCAGAGAAGGCTTCGGATGAGGTTGGGGGTGGTGGATTAGCACGTGCtgtaaatttgtttttattacTGCCATGAATCAATGCAGGTCGCTAGATGATAGTTTATCACAGTTCAGAGCTTACTGCCACGAACTGATTTTACATCACGCGCACGGGTATAGGTGGAGTGAGATGACAGCCGAGTACATTGGTCAGAGCTTGCTCCTCGTCCCTGATCCTCCTCCCTtcttggagctggagctggatcGGGGGATGCTGCCCATGGCCTTGGCCTGCTCCCGGAGCGTGAACTTCTGCACCTTCCCCGTCGCCGTCTTGGGCAGCTCCGCCACGAACACCACAGTCCGCGGCGCCATGTATCGCGGCAGCCGCGCCCGGCAGAAGGCCATCACCTCCTCGGctcccacgccggcggcggcggcgccgtccttgAGCGTCACGAACGCGCACGGCGTCTCGCCCCAGTACTCGTCGGGCcgccccaccaccgccgcctctgccaccgccgggtgcgcgaacagcgccgcctccacctcgatGGTGCTGATGTTCTCCCcgccggagatgatgatgtcCTTGGACCGGTCCCGGATCTTCACGTACCCGTCGGCGTGCCGCACCGCCAGATCCCCCGACCGCAGCCACCCGCCGGCcatcgcctccgccgtcgccgcggcgtcCTTGTAGTAGCCGCTCATCACCGTGTTGCCCCGGAACATGACCTCCCCCATGGTGCGCCCGTCGGCGGGCACGCTCCGCATCGTCGCCGGGTCCTTCACGTCCACCTCCAGCCCCAGGTGGTGGAGCCCCTGCCGGGACTTGAtcgccgcccgctccgccgccggcagcgcgtCCCACTCCGGCTTCCACGTGCACACCGTCGCGGGGCCGTACGTCTCCGTCAACCCGTACGAGTGGATCACCAGGAACCCGAGCTCCTCCATCCGGAACagcacctgcggcggcggcggcgcgccgccggtcaTCACGGTCACCGGCCGACCCCCGGGGagcggccgccgctcctccgccgtCGCGTTCACCACCATGCTCAGCACCGTCGGCGCGCCGCCCATGTGCGTCACCCCGTGCCGCGCTACCGCGTCGAAGATGCCCGCCGACGACACCTTGCGCAGGCACACGTTGGTGCCGCCCTGCGCCGCCACGCCCCACACCAGGCACCACCCGTTGCAGTGGAACATGGGCACCGTCCACAGGTACACCGGCATCGCCGCCATATCGTTGAGGAGCACCGACGCCAGGGTGTTGAGGTACGCGCCGCGGTGGCTGTACACCACGCCCTTGGGACGCGACGTCGTCCCCGACGTGTAGTTGAGCGCGATCGGCTCGTTCTCGTCGGCAGGCCACCGGATAACGAActccggcgagccgccgccgccgccgctgctcaggagggcctcgtactcgtgATACTGATGATGGTCAGCTGGGACGGCTGGCTCGTCGAGGACCTCCTTGATCAGGACCACGGTGGGGGACCTTGCTCCGGC
Proteins encoded in this window:
- the LOC117842132 gene encoding butanoate--CoA ligase AAE1: MEGTVLCAANHAPLTPISFLERTALVYPDRPAAVDASGPAAAPSRTWRETRARCLRLAAALAGLGVARHDVVAVFAQNIPAFCELHFGIPMAGAVICALNSRLDAGMVSVLLQHSEAKVLFVDAALLDTAQEALRLMSKAGARSPTVVLIKEVLDEPAVPADHHQYHEYEALLSSGGGGGSPEFVIRWPADENEPIALNYTSGTTSRPKGVVYSHRGAYLNTLASVLLNDMAAMPVYLWTVPMFHCNGWCLVWGVAAQGGTNVCLRKVSSAGIFDAVARHGVTHMGGAPTVLSMVVNATAEERRPLPGGRPVTVMTGGAPPPPQVLFRMEELGFLVIHSYGLTETYGPATVCTWKPEWDALPAAERAAIKSRQGLHHLGLEVDVKDPATMRSVPADGRTMGEVMFRGNTVMSGYYKDAAATAEAMAGGWLRSGDLAVRHADGYVKIRDRSKDIIISGGENISTIEVEAALFAHPAVAEAAVVGRPDEYWGETPCAFVTLKDGAAAAGVGAEEVMAFCRARLPRYMAPRTVVFVAELPKTATGKVQKFTLREQAKAMGSIPRSSSSSKKGGGSGTRSKL